The following proteins are encoded in a genomic region of Mycolicibacterium rutilum:
- the gyrB gene encoding DNA topoisomerase (ATP-hydrolyzing) subunit B translates to MTSSKSYGAESITILEGLDVVRKRPGMYIGSTGERGLHHMIWEVVDNGVDEAMAGHASRVDVTLLADGGVEVVDDGRGIPVAQHATGIPTVDVVMTQLHAGGKFDSDSYSVSGGLHGVGVSVVNALSTRLEVDIWRDGYQWSQSYDRSLPGTLTKGAPTARTGTRVRFWADPEIFETTTYRVETVARRLQEMAYLNRGLTLTLSDQRGADADSRTFHYPGGLVDFVAHINRNREPIQPTVVGFTGTAPAIEVEVAMQWNAGYTESVHTFANTINTHEGGTHEEGFRAALTSVVNKYAKDKKLLKDKDPNLTGEDIREGLAAVVAVKVAEPQFEGQTKTRLGNADIRSFVQKVCHENLTHWFEANPAEAKTVIAKVTSSARARAAARKARDLVRRKSATDIGGLPGKLADCRSTDPTKSELYVVEGDSAGGSAKSGRDSMFQAILPLRGKIINVEKARIDRVLKNTEVQAIITALGTGIHDEFDISKLRYHKIVLMADADVDGQHISTLLLTLLFRFMKPLVENGHIFLAQPPLYKLKWQRSAPEFAYSDRERDGLLEAGRAAGKKINTDDGIQRYKGLGEMDAKELWETTMDPSVRVLRQVTLDDAAAADELFSILMGEDVEARRSFITRNAKDVRFLDI, encoded by the coding sequence ATGACGTCGTCGAAAAGCTACGGTGCCGAATCGATCACGATCCTGGAGGGCCTCGACGTCGTCCGGAAGCGACCCGGCATGTACATCGGGTCGACGGGCGAACGCGGCCTGCACCACATGATCTGGGAGGTCGTGGACAACGGCGTCGACGAAGCGATGGCGGGACACGCCAGCCGGGTCGACGTGACCCTGCTCGCCGACGGCGGCGTCGAAGTGGTCGACGACGGACGCGGGATCCCGGTGGCCCAGCACGCCACCGGGATCCCCACCGTCGACGTGGTCATGACGCAACTGCATGCCGGCGGCAAATTCGACTCGGACTCCTACAGCGTCTCGGGCGGTCTGCACGGCGTCGGCGTCTCCGTCGTCAACGCGCTGTCCACCCGGCTCGAGGTCGACATCTGGCGCGACGGCTATCAGTGGTCGCAGTCCTATGACCGATCGCTGCCCGGCACTCTGACCAAGGGTGCGCCTACCGCGAGAACCGGTACCAGAGTGCGCTTCTGGGCTGACCCGGAAATCTTTGAGACCACGACGTACCGCGTCGAGACGGTCGCGCGCCGCCTTCAGGAGATGGCATACCTCAACCGCGGCCTGACCCTGACCCTGAGTGACCAGCGCGGCGCAGACGCCGATAGCCGCACGTTCCACTATCCCGGCGGGCTGGTCGACTTCGTCGCCCACATCAACCGGAACCGAGAGCCGATCCAGCCGACCGTCGTCGGCTTCACCGGTACGGCGCCGGCCATCGAGGTCGAAGTGGCGATGCAGTGGAACGCGGGTTACACCGAGTCGGTACACACCTTCGCCAACACGATCAACACCCATGAGGGCGGTACTCATGAGGAGGGTTTCCGTGCGGCGCTGACGTCGGTGGTCAACAAGTACGCCAAGGACAAGAAGCTGCTCAAGGACAAAGATCCGAACCTCACCGGCGAAGACATCCGCGAAGGCCTGGCCGCCGTGGTGGCGGTGAAAGTGGCCGAACCGCAATTCGAGGGCCAGACCAAGACGCGACTGGGCAACGCCGACATCCGCTCGTTCGTGCAGAAAGTTTGTCACGAGAACCTGACCCACTGGTTCGAGGCGAATCCTGCCGAGGCGAAGACCGTCATCGCGAAGGTCACGTCGTCAGCGCGGGCGCGGGCGGCTGCGCGTAAGGCGCGGGATTTGGTGCGTCGTAAGAGTGCCACTGATATCGGTGGGTTGCCGGGTAAGTTGGCGGATTGCCGCTCGACGGATCCCACCAAGTCCGAACTGTATGTGGTCGAGGGTGATTCGGCCGGTGGTTCGGCCAAGAGTGGGCGCGATTCGATGTTTCAGGCGATCCTGCCGTTGCGCGGCAAGATCATCAATGTCGAGAAGGCCCGTATCGACCGGGTGCTGAAGAACACTGAAGTGCAGGCGATCATCACCGCGTTGGGCACCGGTATCCACGACGAGTTCGACATCTCCAAGCTGCGTTATCACAAGATCGTGTTGATGGCTGATGCTGATGTCGACGGCCAGCACATTTCCACGCTGTTGTTGACGTTGTTGTTCCGGTTCATGAAACCCCTGGTCGAAAACGGGCACATCTTTTTGGCCCAGCCGCCGTTGTACAAGCTCAAGTGGCAGCGCAGCGCCCCCGAGTTCGCCTATTCCGATCGTGAGCGTGACGGGTTGCTCGAGGCCGGGCGTGCGGCGGGTAAGAAGATCAACACCGATGACGGTATCCAGCGCTACAAGGGTCTGGGTGAGATGGATGCCAAGGAGTTGTGGGAGACCACGATGGACCCGTCGGTGCGGGTGCTGCGCCAGGTCACCCTCGATGACGCCGCCGCCGCCGACGAGTTGTTCTCCATCCTGATGGGCGAAGACGTCGAAGCCCGCCGCAGCTTCATCACCCGAAACGCCAAAGACGTCCGCTTCCTGGACATCTAA
- a CDS encoding DUF202 domain-containing protein, translating into MTREALAQDRGLQAERTDLAWARTSLAALVAGGLLLAREHGLDQPSRVNVGVAALVCTAAVFLIGVRRRRALAARPLAVRVTARRQVFCAGAAVLILGALVITYLALPLF; encoded by the coding sequence GTGACCCGTGAGGCGCTGGCCCAGGACCGCGGGCTGCAAGCCGAACGCACGGACTTGGCGTGGGCCCGCACGTCGCTGGCGGCGCTGGTGGCCGGCGGACTGCTGCTGGCCAGAGAGCACGGTCTCGACCAGCCTTCCCGGGTGAATGTCGGTGTGGCCGCACTGGTGTGCACCGCCGCAGTGTTTCTGATCGGGGTCCGGCGGCGCCGCGCGCTCGCGGCCCGTCCGCTCGCGGTACGCGTCACCGCTCGGCGCCAGGTGTTCTGCGCCGGGGCGGCCGTGTTGATTCTGGGCGCCTTGGTGATCACCTACCTGGCGCTGCCGTTGTTTTAG
- a CDS encoding YidH family protein yields the protein MNVETVVAEHDSELTEPDYRFTLANERTFLAWQRTALGLLAAAVAVVQFMPELGVPGSRHAVGMAVGVLAVLTSGAGLHRWHRVDYAMRRDQPLSRPRTPVYLTIGLIVIGLVTITVAVAA from the coding sequence GTGAACGTTGAAACTGTTGTCGCCGAGCATGACTCGGAGCTCACCGAGCCCGACTACCGGTTCACCCTGGCGAACGAACGGACCTTTCTGGCGTGGCAGCGCACTGCGCTCGGATTGCTGGCCGCCGCGGTCGCGGTCGTGCAGTTCATGCCCGAACTCGGCGTCCCCGGGTCGCGGCACGCCGTCGGCATGGCTGTCGGTGTCCTCGCGGTTCTCACGTCCGGCGCGGGTCTGCACCGGTGGCACCGGGTGGACTACGCGATGCGGCGGGATCAGCCGCTCTCGCGACCGCGGACGCCGGTCTACCTGACGATCGGCCTGATCGTGATCGGGTTGGTGACGATCACAGTGGCGGTCGCAGCGTGA
- a CDS encoding ABC transporter substrate-binding protein: protein MNQRTQSPRRRAAALLAGLAAVGAQALSGCGLLTDPTVTVNVGYQSKTINTVNAGTLLRDSGEFEKALERLGEQTGQRYRVVWQDFASGAPLTAQMMATHVDIGSMGDYPLLTNGSKTRKYADAETEMIATTGYSLRGSLNQVVVPQTSSARTLADLTGQRVSTSLGSAGDGMFSTALQRNDIDKAVVNIVNQDPAVGAAAIEGGQVDALAQFVPWPQLVVFREQGRLLYDGGDNEVPTFHGVVVRKHFADGHPEVMTAFMEAVQSTTEAIVADPLRAAQRVSALTGIEPEVVYLYNGPNGLVSFDMTIKRQFSAAFDQVKAFLVKRGSVTADFDVADFIDDSYLRTLFGPDYERRLDDVANPAKLSGTDDLCRLPVADPAQASEVWPAGADTTHPAATPTCLLRRVAATEEVRAAYVPDTLTGIRLFADHAVWLADPGAPPTQRYKPFATDAGADAYRATHPQATPVGYDAAVSQSRSSR, encoded by the coding sequence GTGAACCAGCGAACCCAGAGCCCCCGCCGCCGTGCCGCGGCCCTACTCGCGGGCCTGGCCGCCGTTGGCGCCCAGGCGCTGAGCGGGTGCGGGCTGCTCACCGACCCCACGGTCACCGTGAACGTCGGCTACCAGTCCAAGACCATCAACACGGTCAACGCCGGCACACTGCTGCGCGACAGCGGCGAGTTCGAGAAGGCGCTCGAGCGGCTCGGCGAGCAGACCGGACAGCGGTACCGCGTGGTGTGGCAGGATTTCGCGTCCGGCGCGCCGCTGACCGCCCAGATGATGGCCACCCACGTCGACATCGGTTCGATGGGCGACTACCCGCTGCTCACCAACGGCTCCAAAACCCGCAAGTACGCGGACGCCGAGACCGAGATGATCGCGACCACCGGCTACAGCCTGCGCGGGTCGCTGAACCAGGTGGTGGTGCCGCAGACATCGAGCGCACGCACACTGGCGGACCTGACCGGGCAGCGCGTGTCGACCAGCTTGGGCTCCGCCGGCGACGGCATGTTCTCGACAGCGTTGCAGCGCAACGACATCGACAAAGCGGTCGTCAACATCGTCAACCAGGACCCGGCCGTCGGCGCCGCAGCAATCGAGGGCGGTCAGGTCGACGCACTCGCACAGTTCGTGCCGTGGCCGCAGCTGGTCGTCTTTCGCGAGCAAGGCCGGCTGCTCTACGACGGCGGTGACAACGAGGTTCCGACCTTCCACGGCGTCGTGGTGCGCAAGCACTTCGCCGACGGCCACCCCGAGGTGATGACCGCCTTCATGGAAGCGGTGCAGAGCACCACCGAGGCGATCGTCGCCGACCCGCTGCGGGCAGCCCAGCGCGTCAGCGCGCTTACCGGCATCGAACCCGAGGTCGTCTACCTCTACAACGGGCCCAACGGGTTGGTGTCGTTCGACATGACGATCAAACGGCAGTTCTCGGCCGCGTTCGATCAGGTGAAGGCGTTCCTGGTCAAGCGCGGATCGGTCACCGCCGACTTCGACGTCGCCGACTTCATCGACGACAGCTATCTGCGCACGCTGTTCGGGCCCGACTACGAACGGCGCCTCGACGACGTCGCGAACCCGGCGAAGCTCAGCGGCACCGACGACCTGTGCCGGCTGCCGGTCGCGGACCCCGCGCAGGCATCGGAGGTGTGGCCGGCCGGCGCCGACACGACACATCCCGCCGCCACGCCGACGTGTCTGCTGCGCCGGGTGGCCGCCACCGAGGAGGTGCGTGCCGCCTACGTCCCGGACACGCTGACCGGCATCCGACTGTTCGCCGACCACGCCGTCTGGCTCGCGGACCCGGGCGCCCCGCCGACGCAGCGCTACAAGCCGTTCGCCACCGACGCCGGCGCGGACGCCTATCGCGCCACACACCCGCAGGCCACCCCTGTCGGATACGACGCCGCGGTCTCGCAGTCGAGATCGTCCCGCTGA
- a CDS encoding ABC transporter permease has product MTLTLNDVGAVPTRAPAAPPRTPLRVTLAGLLPARLRTRTAAFVLPLLPIAGFLVLWHLLTDYGVVAWLRFNRMPTPASVLDAFIARVGSGSYYDDLFASLQRILLGFGLAAVVGVALGILVGRSEVARMTLRPFIEIIRPIPAIALVPLTILLFPSSEQGIVFITFFAAFFPVVVSTIHAMDSLPKVWEEAAKTMGAGRVSLLFQVILPGALPGIFAGLSVAMGVAWICVVSAEMISGQFGIGYYTWQSYGLLDYAGVVVGMLSIGALGLGTAWLVEYVGRRVNRWLPRAAR; this is encoded by the coding sequence ATGACGCTGACCCTGAACGACGTCGGAGCGGTGCCCACCCGGGCGCCCGCGGCGCCACCGCGAACCCCGCTGCGGGTAACCCTCGCCGGGCTGCTGCCGGCGAGGCTGCGGACCCGCACCGCGGCCTTCGTCCTTCCGCTGCTCCCGATCGCCGGCTTCCTGGTGCTGTGGCACCTGCTGACCGACTACGGCGTGGTGGCGTGGCTGCGGTTCAACCGGATGCCGACACCGGCGAGCGTGTTGGACGCCTTCATCGCGCGGGTCGGATCGGGCTCCTACTACGACGACCTGTTCGCCAGCCTGCAGCGCATCCTGCTCGGCTTCGGCCTGGCCGCCGTCGTCGGCGTCGCGCTGGGCATCCTGGTCGGCCGCTCCGAGGTGGCGCGAATGACGTTGCGGCCCTTCATCGAGATCATCCGACCGATACCGGCGATCGCGCTGGTGCCGCTGACCATCCTGCTGTTCCCGTCCAGTGAGCAGGGCATCGTGTTCATCACGTTCTTCGCCGCGTTCTTCCCCGTCGTGGTCAGCACCATCCACGCGATGGACTCGTTGCCGAAGGTGTGGGAAGAAGCCGCCAAGACGATGGGCGCGGGCCGGGTGTCGCTGCTGTTCCAGGTGATCCTGCCGGGCGCACTGCCCGGCATCTTCGCCGGCCTGTCGGTGGCGATGGGCGTCGCATGGATCTGCGTGGTCAGTGCGGAGATGATCTCCGGCCAGTTCGGCATCGGCTACTACACCTGGCAGTCCTACGGGCTGCTCGACTACGCCGGCGTGGTGGTCGGCATGCTCTCGATCGGCGCACTGGGCCTGGGCACCGCCTGGCTCGTCGAGTACGTCGGCCGCCGCGTCAACCGCTGGCTGCCGAGGGCCGCCCGATGA
- a CDS encoding ABC transporter ATP-binding protein has protein sequence MTTGAVHLDHLKLGFDGVLAADITLTVEPGEIVVFLGPSGCGKSTILRALAGLLTPVGGTATVDGAPVAGNAAQCAMVFQEDALFPWRTALKNVQYPIRLRGVRGRELTRAATARLQQVGLDAYLDHLPAQLSGGMRQRVQLARTLACEPQVMLMDEPFGALDAQTRLDMQRLLMSVWEQQKMTILFVTHDVDEALLLADRVVLLSHRPATVADVIAIDNPRSPEAQFHEDYQRLRRDILAFLGQSPAKSA, from the coding sequence ATGACCACCGGAGCAGTCCACCTCGACCACCTGAAACTCGGTTTCGACGGCGTCCTCGCCGCCGACATCACGCTGACCGTCGAGCCCGGCGAGATCGTCGTGTTCCTCGGCCCGTCGGGCTGCGGCAAGTCGACGATTCTGCGAGCGCTGGCCGGGCTGCTCACCCCGGTGGGTGGCACCGCCACCGTCGACGGTGCGCCCGTCGCCGGCAATGCGGCCCAGTGCGCCATGGTGTTTCAGGAGGACGCGCTGTTCCCGTGGCGCACCGCGCTGAAGAACGTGCAGTACCCGATCCGGCTGCGCGGTGTGCGGGGCCGTGAGCTCACGCGGGCGGCCACCGCGCGGCTGCAGCAGGTGGGCCTCGACGCCTACCTGGACCACCTGCCCGCGCAGCTGTCCGGTGGCATGCGCCAACGGGTGCAGCTTGCCCGCACGCTGGCGTGCGAGCCGCAGGTGATGCTGATGGACGAGCCGTTCGGCGCGCTGGACGCCCAGACCCGCTTGGACATGCAGCGGCTGCTGATGTCGGTCTGGGAGCAGCAGAAGATGACGATCCTGTTCGTCACGCACGACGTCGACGAGGCGCTGTTGCTGGCCGATAGGGTGGTGCTGCTGAGCCACCGGCCCGCGACCGTCGCCGACGTCATCGCCATCGACAATCCGCGTTCACCAGAGGCGCAGTTCCACGAGGACTATCAGCGGCTGCGCCGCGACATCCTCGCCTTCCTCGGTCAGAGCCCTGCCAAGAGCGCCTGA
- a CDS encoding SulP family inorganic anion transporter: protein MSLTLPSPRVHSPATPSVLQALRSPALLRTEVLAGLVVALALIPEAIAFSVIAGVDPRVGLFSSVTMAITIAIAGGRPAMISAATAAVALVVAPVAREYGVGYLVATIVLAGLFQVLLAVGGVAKLMRFIPRSVMIGFVNALAILVFVSQVPHLLGVPWLVYPLTAVGIALMVLLPKVTTAVPAPLVVVLVLTALVVLFGWDVPDVGDQGALPDSLPLPGIPDVPLTWHTVQIIAPYALGAALVGLLESLMTAKLVDDITETPSNKTREAFGQGMANIVTALFGGMGGCAVVGQTMMNVKVARARTRISTFLAGVFILVLVVALGPVVGMIPMAALVAVMIVVSVATLDWHSIAPRTLKVMPRSETAVMVVTVIGTVATGNLAIGVGLGVLAAMVGFARRVAHMTIVESDSASDTRTYRVRGELFFASSNDLIHQFDYANDPDEVVIDLSRTDVWDASSVATLDAIRQKYEARGKTVRLTGLDGASLERLTKLSGRLGI from the coding sequence GTGAGTCTCACGCTGCCATCACCGCGGGTCCATAGCCCCGCGACACCGTCTGTGCTGCAGGCACTTCGATCTCCTGCGCTGCTGCGCACCGAGGTGCTGGCGGGGTTGGTGGTGGCGTTGGCCCTCATCCCGGAGGCGATCGCGTTCTCGGTGATCGCCGGTGTCGATCCCCGCGTCGGATTGTTCTCCTCGGTCACGATGGCCATCACGATCGCGATCGCCGGCGGCCGGCCGGCGATGATCTCGGCGGCGACGGCGGCGGTGGCCCTGGTGGTCGCGCCGGTGGCGCGCGAGTACGGGGTGGGGTACCTGGTGGCGACGATCGTGCTCGCCGGGTTGTTCCAGGTGCTGCTGGCCGTCGGCGGCGTCGCGAAGCTGATGCGGTTCATTCCGCGCAGCGTGATGATCGGCTTCGTCAACGCGCTCGCGATCCTGGTGTTCGTGTCGCAGGTGCCGCACCTGCTGGGGGTGCCGTGGCTGGTGTATCCGCTCACGGCGGTCGGCATCGCGTTGATGGTGCTGCTGCCGAAGGTGACGACGGCGGTGCCCGCGCCGCTGGTGGTGGTGCTGGTGCTGACCGCCCTGGTCGTGCTGTTCGGTTGGGACGTGCCCGACGTCGGCGACCAGGGTGCTCTGCCGGACTCCCTTCCGCTGCCCGGCATTCCGGACGTCCCGCTGACGTGGCACACGGTGCAGATCATCGCGCCGTACGCGCTGGGAGCGGCGCTGGTGGGGCTGCTCGAGTCACTGATGACGGCCAAGCTCGTCGACGACATCACCGAGACGCCGTCGAACAAGACCCGCGAGGCGTTCGGGCAGGGCATGGCCAACATCGTCACCGCACTATTCGGCGGGATGGGCGGCTGCGCGGTGGTCGGGCAGACCATGATGAACGTCAAGGTCGCCCGCGCCCGCACGCGGATCTCGACGTTCCTGGCCGGGGTGTTCATCCTCGTGCTCGTCGTGGCGCTCGGACCCGTCGTCGGGATGATCCCCATGGCCGCTCTGGTGGCGGTCATGATCGTGGTCTCGGTGGCGACCCTGGACTGGCACAGCATCGCGCCGCGCACGCTGAAAGTCATGCCGCGCAGCGAAACCGCCGTCATGGTGGTGACGGTCATCGGCACCGTCGCGACCGGCAACCTCGCCATCGGCGTGGGTCTGGGCGTGCTGGCGGCGATGGTCGGCTTCGCGCGACGGGTGGCGCACATGACGATCGTCGAATCCGACTCGGCGTCGGACACCCGGACCTACCGGGTGCGCGGCGAGTTATTCTTCGCCTCCAGCAACGACCTCATCCACCAGTTCGACTACGCGAACGATCCGGACGAGGTGGTGATCGACCTGTCGCGCACCGACGTCTGGGACGCGTCCTCGGTGGCGACACTCGACGCGATCAGACAGAAGTACGAGGCGCGCGGCAAGACCGTCCGGCTCACCGGCCTCGACGGGGCGAGTCTCGAGCGGCTCACCAAACTGTCGGGGCGGCTGGGAATCTGA
- a CDS encoding DUF7373 family lipoprotein — translation MRHGLLALISAVALLTAACGSTVEGTAVKGTGGPSAPALNFDQLDPGRYPTEPREPLGAAGDPRRGVIIEAQRMANHVIGPWEVDPALSGWFGFGAMVLPHSDMLALIGPANFAAAAGRHNFVNGFATARIEKGSKMMLNAVLRFADDGAATAAATDLGDTALQLASADGPPQKLDVPNHPEARASSYTGTDRASGPFGAVRSFTAHGPYVFMQLAQVTAGVEAATGLIVKAIELQTPEIDNFRATDPSEFTDISIDPTGLLARTLPIEGQDASFTKNATYEQRGALHFQSDPARTSKLFSDIGMDTVSMGGTNVYETRDADGAKRIVEDFFAEVSPTAKPANAVPNMPNSRCLGMNDGSFYCLGTADNYAMEVSAPNLLAAQQMTAAQYIMLMS, via the coding sequence ATGCGGCACGGACTTCTTGCGCTCATCTCTGCGGTCGCGCTGCTGACGGCGGCGTGCGGTTCGACTGTCGAGGGCACGGCGGTGAAGGGCACCGGTGGACCGTCGGCGCCCGCACTGAACTTCGACCAGCTCGACCCCGGCCGCTATCCGACCGAGCCGCGCGAGCCGCTCGGCGCGGCGGGGGACCCGCGGCGTGGGGTGATCATCGAGGCGCAGCGGATGGCCAACCACGTCATCGGGCCCTGGGAGGTCGACCCGGCGCTGTCGGGCTGGTTCGGTTTCGGCGCGATGGTGCTTCCGCACTCCGACATGCTCGCGCTGATCGGGCCCGCGAACTTCGCCGCCGCGGCCGGCAGGCACAACTTCGTCAACGGATTCGCCACGGCCCGAATCGAAAAGGGCAGCAAGATGATGCTCAACGCGGTGCTGCGCTTCGCCGACGACGGCGCGGCCACCGCGGCGGCCACCGACCTCGGCGACACCGCGTTGCAATTGGCCAGTGCCGACGGGCCGCCGCAGAAGCTCGACGTACCCAACCATCCCGAAGCCCGCGCATCGAGCTACACCGGCACCGATCGCGCCAGCGGGCCGTTCGGCGCGGTGCGGTCGTTCACCGCGCACGGTCCCTACGTGTTCATGCAGTTGGCTCAGGTCACCGCGGGCGTCGAGGCCGCGACCGGGCTGATTGTCAAGGCGATCGAGCTGCAGACTCCGGAGATCGACAACTTCCGGGCCACCGACCCCAGCGAGTTCACCGACATCTCGATCGACCCGACCGGGCTGCTGGCCCGGACGCTGCCGATCGAGGGGCAGGACGCGTCGTTCACCAAGAACGCCACCTACGAGCAGCGCGGCGCGCTGCACTTCCAGTCCGACCCGGCGCGCACCTCGAAGTTGTTCTCCGACATCGGCATGGACACCGTCTCGATGGGCGGCACGAACGTCTACGAGACCCGCGACGCCGACGGCGCCAAGCGCATCGTCGAGGACTTCTTCGCCGAGGTCTCGCCGACCGCCAAGCCGGCCAACGCGGTGCCGAACATGCCCAACAGCCGGTGCCTGGGCATGAACGACGGCAGCTTCTACTGCCTCGGTACCGCGGACAACTATGCGATGGAGGTCAGCGCGCCGAATCTGCTTGCCGCCCAGCAGATGACGGCCGCGCAGTACATCATGCTGATGAGCTGA
- a CDS encoding TetR/AcrR family transcriptional regulator: MAETAAPRRRRQGSRRDPSIDADVLAAARRLLIERGYANTTIDLIAATANVSRPAVYRRWRSKAHLVHEALFPDLGQDPPEDDFVAEITRLCRGALAMYADPAVAESIPGLLNDLRADRGMRRMLSDRLEATARSQLGDRLTAAVDAGVARPDISADTVMDVIAGGAWYAVCVRRVKDVDAAAAELCALVLNGVLISSSA, translated from the coding sequence ATGGCCGAGACCGCAGCGCCGCGCCGCCGACGGCAGGGTTCGCGCCGGGACCCGTCGATCGACGCCGACGTGCTGGCCGCCGCGCGACGCCTGCTGATCGAGCGCGGCTACGCCAACACCACGATCGACCTCATCGCGGCCACCGCGAACGTGAGCCGGCCCGCGGTGTATCGGCGGTGGCGGTCCAAGGCTCATCTCGTGCACGAGGCGCTGTTCCCCGACCTGGGCCAGGATCCGCCCGAAGACGACTTCGTCGCCGAGATCACCCGGCTGTGCCGCGGCGCGCTCGCGATGTACGCCGATCCCGCGGTGGCCGAGTCAATTCCCGGACTGCTCAACGACTTACGAGCCGACCGCGGTATGCGCCGGATGCTCAGCGACCGGTTGGAGGCGACGGCGCGAAGCCAACTGGGCGATCGGCTCACCGCCGCGGTGGACGCCGGCGTCGCGCGGCCGGACATCAGCGCCGACACCGTCATGGACGTCATCGCCGGCGGCGCCTGGTACGCGGTGTGTGTGCGGCGGGTCAAAGACGTCGACGCCGCAGCGGCCGAACTGTGTGCGCTGGTGCTGAACGGGGTGCTGATCAGCTCATCAGCATGA